The genomic DNA GACGATTGAAAATGCGGCTAAGGAACCCGAAATCATTGATTTGGCAACCTTTTTGAACAATATGGGTGCTAAGATTCGGGGTGCTGGGACGGACGTTATTCGCATCGAAGGCGTACCGGCTTTACATTCACGGGCAACGCACACGATTATTCCTGATCGAATCGAAACGGGGACGTATTTGTCATTAGCCGCGTCGATTGGTGATGGCATTTTGCTGAAAAATGTGATTCCAGAACATATGGAGTCCTTTACCGCCAAATTAGTTGAGATGGGCGTTGATCTTCAAATCAATGAAGACAGTATTTACGTTCCACGGTCCAATGATTTGGACCCAATTCGGGTTAAGACGATGACTTACCCTGGCTTTGCAACTGACTTACAACAACCGATTACGCCATTATTATTACGAGCTAATGGTAGTAGTGTGGTCATTGACACCATCTACCCGCAGCGAACGCAACATGTTGAACAATTACGTAAGATGGGCGCAGACATTCGGGTTCAAGATAATCTTATCGTAGTTGGTCATTCGTCACACTTGCAAGGCGCACACGTTGAGGCTGGTGAGATTCGGTCTGGAGCAGCACTGATGATCGCAGGCTTAGCAGCTAGCGGTGTTACGGAGATTAGTCGTGCTGATAATATTTTGCGAGGTTATGACCGGGTCATTGATAAGTTGCATACACTAGGTGCGGATGTTGAAATTGCAGCCGATGAGGAAGTGCCAGA from Lactiplantibacillus paraplantarum includes the following:
- a CDS encoding UDP-N-acetylglucosamine 1-carboxyvinyltransferase is translated as MKKMIIHGGKRLSGELTIGGAKNSTVALIPAAILADTPVQFDTVPHILDVHNLRLILESMNVHSTFENDVLTIDPTNIEESELPSHAIKSLRASYYFMGALLGRFNRATVTFPGGDNIGPRPIDQHIKGFKALGANVVEENDSVFISTGTEGLHGARIFLDVVSVGATINIILAAVKAHGTTTIENAAKEPEIIDLATFLNNMGAKIRGAGTDVIRIEGVPALHSRATHTIIPDRIETGTYLSLAASIGDGILLKNVIPEHMESFTAKLVEMGVDLQINEDSIYVPRSNDLDPIRVKTMTYPGFATDLQQPITPLLLRANGSSVVIDTIYPQRTQHVEQLRKMGADIRVQDNLIVVGHSSHLQGAHVEAGEIRSGAALMIAGLAASGVTEISRADNILRGYDRVIDKLHTLGADVEIAADEEVPEN